A stretch of Triticum aestivum cultivar Chinese Spring chromosome 1D, IWGSC CS RefSeq v2.1, whole genome shotgun sequence DNA encodes these proteins:
- the LOC123183009 gene encoding wax ester synthase/diacylglycerol acyltransferase 11, with the protein MDPPATADPAAGSPSPSTTSSSSSLRRRAALSVNTSAPAGGGRGMERKSKGADEGERDVERAAGSAPVSPAGRLFREAHFNCYIVALLGLGAPVDVAAARAGLEATLVRHPRFCSVQVSDDVKKNAKPRWVRTTVNLDDHVIFPDLDPAATSADPDRALEDYVSSLSTRPMDNSRPLWEFHVLDFPTSEAAGAVAIRMHHSLGDGVSLISLLTACTRSAADPARLPALPSPPPPRRSGGAAPPLSAGALALAAWAWSLVALAWNTLVDVALFVATSWFLRDAPTPFLGSPGVEFRRKRFLNCTLSLDDVKLVKNAMKCTVNDVLVGVTSAALSRYYFRKIGDTSSDKRKPQKNIRMRSALLVNIRKTPGLHTLAQMMDPSKDNTVKWGNHIGYIVLPFHIAMHDDPLEYIRQGKKTADRKKRSLEAVFTYWSGNLVVKLLGIKAAAALCYGMFTNTTMSFSSLAGPTEKVEFYGHPIVYIATSVYGHPHALTVHFQSYMNIMKLVLAVDDEQFPDSHQLLDDFTESLRLVRQAASARS; encoded by the exons ATGGACCCTCCCGCGACGGCCGATCCAGCAGccggctccccctccccctccaccacctcctcctcctcctcgctgcggAGGCGCGCCGCGCTCTCCGTCAACACGTCCGCGCCGGCCGGCGGCGGCAGGGGCATGGAGCGGAAGAGCAAGGGGGCGGATGAGGGGGAGAGGGACGTggagcgggcggcggggtcggcgccgGTGAGCCCTGCGGGGCGGCTGTTCCGGGAGGCGCACTTCAACTGCTACATCGTGGCCCTGCTGGGGCTGGGCGCGCCGGTGGACGTGGCGGCGGCCCGCGCCGGGCTGGAGGCCACGCTCGTCCGCCACCCACGCTTCTGCAGCGTCCAG GTGTCGGACGACGTAAAGAAGAACGCAAAGCCACGGTGGGTGCGGACCACGGTGAACCTGGACGACCACGTCATCTTCCCGGACCTGGACCCTGCCGCCACGTCGGCGGACCCGGACCGGGCCCTGGAGGACTACGTGTCCTCCCTGTCCACGCGGCCCATGGACAACTCCCGCCCGCTCTGGGAGTTCCACGTCCTCGACTTCCCGACCTCCGAGGCGGCCGGCGCCGTCGCCATCCGCATGCACCACTCCCTCGGCGACGGCGTCTCGCTCATCTCGCTCCTCACCGCCTGCACCCGCAGCGCCGCCGACCCGGCCAGGCTGCCCGCGCTGCCGTCGCCCCCGCCCCCTCGCCGTTCcggcggcgccgccccgccgctctCGGCCGGCGCCCTCGCGCTCGCCGCGTGGGCCTGGTCGCTCGTGGCGCTCGCGTGGAACACGCTGGTGGACGTGGCGCTCTTCGTGGCCACGTCGTGGTTCCTGCGCGACGCGCCCACGCCGTTCCTGGGGTCCCCCGGCGTCGAGTTCCGCCGCAAGCGCTTCCTCAACTGCACCCTCAGCCTCGACGACGTCAAGCTCGTCAAGAATGCCATGAAGTGT ACTGTGAATGATGTGCTGGTTGGCGTGACCTCTGCGGCGCTTTCGCGCTATTATTTCCGCAAGATCG GCGACACCAGCAGCGATAAGAGAAAGCCGCAGAAGAACATCCGCATGCGATCGGCGTTGCTCGTCAACATTCGGAAAACACCCGGCCTACAT ACATTGGCACAGATGATGGATCCCAGCAAGGACAACACTGTCAAATGGGGGAACCATATTGGTTACATTGTGCTCCCGTTCCATATAGCGATGCACGACGATCCTCTCGAGTACATCCGGCAGGGGAAAAAGACAGCGGACAGGAAGAAGAGATCTTTGGAAGCCGTCTTCACATATTGGAGTGGGAATCTAGTGGTGAAACTCCTCGGCATTAAG GCAGCCGCGGCTCTCTGCTATGGCATGTTCACTAACACCACCATGTCATTCTCAAGCCTGGCCGGACCTACCGAGAAGGTGGAGTTCTATGGTCATCCGATCGTCTATATTGCCACAAGTGTCTACGGGCATCCACAT GCTCTTACCGTGCATTTTCAAAGTTACATGAACATCATGAAGCTTGTCCTTGCGGTGGATGACGAGCAATTCCCGGACTCTCATCAACTATTGGATGACTTTACTGAGTCCCTCAGGCTTGTTCGTCAGGCAGCTTCAGCAAGATCGTAG